In the genome of Ziziphus jujuba cultivar Dongzao chromosome 10, ASM3175591v1, the window ATTGTTATCATTTTTATGCAGCTGAAGCTATGAtgtttttaaatattccaaaggGGGTATGAAGTGTGCTCTTCAGGACATTAAACATTGACAGGTAAACTGAGAATAACTGTGCTCATCAGCATGATATTGCAGTAAACTAAATATACAATGATAGTTAGGTCTTTTATTGATGCACATCGGCCACAATCATTTCTCGTGTTTTTGTCAGTGAATCTAGCTGTATTGTAGTTTTCTTATGTTTGATTTTTTGGAATTTCAAGCTGTTGTCTATCACTATCACTGGGGtttgtttcattttcatttaaGATGGTGATAACAGCAGGCAAAATTTTCCTGTGCCTTACTATATAGGTtgtgcagaaaaaaaaaaaatatttaaaaaatacccGTTTTGTCTTTTAAGTCTTCTTATTATTTTCTCTGGAATTAGGACAACTAACAAATGACAATTTCTCTTAAAATTTACTTAGGTTTATTTCTTGTCATAAGTGACCTTGTATAGCTTTCATGACATGAACATATGTAAAAGTTTGTTTAGGGGTAATGAATCTGTCATATTATTATTCTACTAGTTGAATCAACCGCAAAAACATTTATGAAATCAGCAGGTTTGAATTTATAATACACTGACAAAGCAAAGAGACAAATTGGATAATATGACACCTTGTTACAACAAGGTTTAGGATATAGAAGATGATATTGAGAACGAATCCAAGATTTAACAGTcacaaagaaagaaagggaaGGAAAGATTTGGTTAATCAAACAAATTCAAGGACTTCATGTGCCCCCTGAAAAACATGTGGAGCAACGTCTACAAACTTTAATGGAGCCCCGATATGAAACTCTACTTCTAACATTTGTCTAAAATGGTGTGTTTTTGTTTCCGTCATATACTTTGCCCTATGCTGCCTAGCCATATCTAACCATATCTAACTTTACTGAAAGTATCACCCTAACATCTAACCCAAGCTATAATTCAGAAGAAAAGGCCAACCCCCCTTTATCTATTGTAGTTGCTCAACTTTCTTCATCATAATCTTCCTCATCCTCGTCTATATTCCTATTTAAATTTGCAAGTTGTATGGGATCAATGGCCATGTTTTCCACATCAGCCAAAGACCAACCGGGATATTCTTCGTGCTTCATTTCAGGTGTGGTCTGTGTTGCTGAACTAGCAGGGACAGCAGTGGAAACTTCTGTTGCCAAACTGGCAGGGGCAGCAGCTGAAAGATTTGTAGAGTCCCCATTCTCATTCAAGTCCACATTCAAGTCAAAGTTTCGGACAGATGGTTCTGAATCTTTGTCAACTGACATATTCTCCTTTTTCAACCCTTCATGCTCGGTCGCATCATCTGGACTTTCAAGGCTTTGATCATTCTTGTCACCGTCCTTGGGAATGTCTACATCATCTTCAAACTTCTCATCATGCAAAGCTGTCTCCCTCTCTATCAGCCGACTGCTACGTCCGCGACCTCTACCTCTACCCCTACCCCTTCCCCTGCCACTGCCAGTACTCTGACCAGCCTCATTCTGCAATGGAAACCAGAACAGccgtaattaaaattttaaaaattctgtGATAATACTTGGGCCAATGTGTTACTTATGCCTAGTGTAAGTACCAAAAAAGAGAAATTCTATGAAACGGGTAACAGCTTGTAAAGCCAAAACAGGCTCAAAAGCATTTGTAACCTATAAATTCATGCAAACAACATATAAGTTAGCCTCCAGTGATAACTTTcgtaactaaaaaaaatacatgttgAATCATCTTTCACTTGATGCATAgcttattctatttttaatgtctgtttttattatcatttcctAGCTCTAGTTGCTGTAGATTGCTTTCCAGTAGCCAGATTACAACTAAACCTAATATTAAAGCACCTGCTGTTGCTTTGTGAAGTAGtgttaaaaatatctatttggATTACAATTTGAACCATGTCAATCCGGACTGTCCAAATTATGCAGTTAAGCCCTAAAACTTCCTGTCTCAGTTTTCAAtcgaaaataatagttttttattattattatatttttttttctgtgtttttattcatttaaatagGATCAAGCTTTGAGAGTAAGTAAATAAAGACAATCAACTTAAATTTGCAAGACTTAAGCTTCTAGGCCTATGGAAATTGTTCACCAATGCATCAACTGAGTGACTAACACTACAGGGTGAACAATTGTAATCAAAGTACCAAAGCAACAGTTTGACTGTTACCATTTTAGTCCTCTTGGAATCTTCTTCACT includes:
- the LOC107432206 gene encoding uncharacterized protein LOC107432206, which produces MRKKLDTRFPAARIKKIMQADEDVGKIAMAVPLLVSKALELFLQDLCDRTYEITLKRGAKTMNSLHLKQCVQTFSVFDFLRHIVKKVPDLGGSDTAGEDRSTVKRRKVVDDEDNDSEEDSKRTKMNEAGQSTGSGRGRGRGRGRGRGRSSRLIERETALHDEKFEDDVDIPKDGDKNDQSLESPDDATEHEGLKKENMSVDKDSEPSVRNFDLNVDLNENGDSTNLSAAAPASLATEVSTAVPASSATQTTPEMKHEEYPGWSLADVENMAIDPIQLANLNRNIDEDEEDYDEES